A DNA window from Turicibacter sp. TJ11 contains the following coding sequences:
- a CDS encoding polysaccharide deacetylase family protein, with translation MRNLLFNFKVNKSSHIVRFLFSAVMLLSSLLVQTVCIEAATVDDRIEKFIYNEPKPEKVVYLTFDDGPSKYTIEILDLLEKLDVPAIFFVIGENLDLLSNAEDSLKQIIHRGHYIGLHSMTHDMNKLYDSSNAPQNFVNEMLEVRDKIKEMTDGFESHLCRPPYGGKTHFKSGHYKALEEAGIECIDWNVDSLDWAKPSADQIFNQVVADLKRNEYPKEVVLLFHEKKLTLDALPRVIEYYRDLGYVFMPYYEGQEFECLN, from the coding sequence ATGAGAAATTTATTATTTAATTTCAAGGTCAATAAAAGCTCACATATCGTGAGATTTTTATTTAGTGCGGTCATGTTACTTTCTTCGCTATTAGTCCAAACCGTATGTATTGAAGCAGCGACTGTTGATGATCGAATTGAAAAATTTATATACAATGAGCCTAAGCCAGAGAAAGTCGTTTATCTAACGTTTGACGATGGACCGTCTAAATATACAATAGAAATTCTTGATTTGTTAGAAAAGCTTGATGTTCCCGCTATTTTTTTTGTGATTGGTGAAAACTTAGATCTGCTTTCGAATGCAGAGGATAGTTTGAAACAGATCATTCATAGAGGGCATTATATTGGATTACACAGTATGACACATGATATGAATAAGCTATATGATTCAAGTAATGCACCACAAAATTTTGTTAATGAAATGTTAGAAGTACGAGATAAAATTAAAGAAATGACAGATGGGTTTGAAAGTCATCTTTGCCGTCCTCCTTATGGGGGAAAAACACATTTTAAATCAGGACATTACAAAGCATTAGAAGAGGCAGGAATTGAATGTATTGATTGGAATGTTGATTCATTAGATTGGGCAAAACCAAGTGCAGATCAAATTTTTAATCAAGTCGTTGCCGACTTAAAGCGTAATGAGTATCCAAAAGAAGTGGTTTTACTATTTCACGAAAAGAAATTAACATTAGATGCTTTACCACGTGTGATCGAATACTATCGTGATCTTGGATACGTTTTTATGCCTTATTATGAAGGACAGGAATTTGAGTGTTTAAACTAA
- a CDS encoding phosphocarrier protein HPr, whose amino-acid sequence MEKIFKITDETGLHARPATVLVNTASKFNSEISLTYRDKKVNLKSIMGVMSLGIQQGAEITISAEGDDAEAAIAALTETITTQGLGE is encoded by the coding sequence ATGGAAAAAATCTTCAAAATTACAGATGAAACTGGATTACATGCTCGTCCTGCTACAGTATTAGTAAATACAGCTAGCAAATTTAACTCAGAAATTTCATTAACATACCGTGACAAAAAAGTTAACTTAAAATCAATCATGGGTGTAATGTCTTTAGGAATCCAACAAGGTGCTGAGATCACAATCTCTGCTGAAGGTGATGATGCTGAAGCAGCAATCGCAGCTTTAACAGAAACAATCACTACTCAAGGATTAGGTGAATAA
- the ptsP gene encoding phosphoenolpyruvate--protein phosphotransferase, with protein MNERGSIVNIKGIAASNGIAIAKAFKLIEPELTVVKTTITDVETEINLYKEALVKTTEELQKIKVKAAQNLSEEEAAVFDAHINMANDPELLTQTTDKIKSENVNASYAFDEVSNMFIMMFESMDNEYFRERAADIKDIKKRILAHLLGVKVNDPSTIDEQVVIIAEDLTPSDTAQLDRNFVKGFATNIGGRTSHSAIMARSLEIPAVVGTKTILEDVKDGDMIILDGLEGNVIVNPSAEQIAHYEEVAQAYEAQKAEWAKLKNEKTVSKDGQHVELAANIGTPKDVEGVLANGGEAVGLYRTEFLYMGRDNFPTEEEQFEAYKAVLEAMGDKPVVVRTLDIGGDKELPYLHLPKEMNPFLGYRAIRLCLDDTDLFRTQLRALLRASAYGKLRIMFPMIATLNEFRSAKALLLEEKAKLVAEGVTVSEEIEVGMMVEIPSAAVLADQFAKEVDFFSIGTNDLIQYTMAADRMNEKVSYLYQPYNPSILRLVKMVIDAAHKEGKWTGMCGEMAGDQTAIPLLLGLGLDEFSMSATSILPARSLISKLSKAEMADLAAEALNKSTVEEVIELVESIQK; from the coding sequence ATGAATGAAAGGGGTAGCATTGTGAATATTAAAGGTATCGCAGCATCAAATGGTATTGCAATTGCAAAGGCATTTAAATTAATTGAACCAGAATTAACAGTTGTCAAAACGACAATTACAGATGTAGAAACTGAAATCAATTTATATAAAGAAGCTTTAGTTAAAACAACTGAAGAGTTACAAAAAATTAAAGTAAAAGCAGCACAAAACTTAAGCGAAGAAGAAGCAGCAGTTTTTGATGCTCACATCAATATGGCAAATGACCCTGAGTTATTAACTCAAACAACAGATAAAATCAAATCTGAAAACGTTAATGCATCTTATGCTTTTGATGAAGTTTCAAATATGTTTATCATGATGTTTGAAAGCATGGATAATGAATATTTCCGTGAGCGTGCAGCAGATATTAAAGATATTAAAAAACGTATTTTAGCTCACTTATTAGGTGTTAAAGTGAATGATCCTAGTACAATTGATGAGCAAGTCGTTATTATTGCAGAAGATTTAACACCATCTGATACAGCTCAATTAGATCGTAATTTTGTTAAAGGATTTGCGACTAACATTGGTGGACGTACTTCTCACTCTGCAATCATGGCTCGTTCTTTAGAAATTCCAGCAGTAGTTGGAACAAAAACAATTTTAGAGGATGTTAAAGATGGAGATATGATCATTTTAGATGGATTAGAAGGAAATGTTATTGTTAATCCATCAGCTGAGCAAATTGCTCACTATGAAGAAGTAGCTCAAGCATATGAAGCGCAAAAAGCAGAATGGGCTAAATTAAAAAATGAAAAAACAGTTTCTAAAGATGGACAACACGTTGAGTTAGCAGCAAACATCGGAACACCTAAAGATGTTGAAGGTGTTTTAGCTAATGGTGGAGAAGCAGTTGGATTATACCGTACTGAATTCTTATACATGGGACGTGACAACTTCCCAACTGAGGAAGAGCAATTCGAAGCATACAAAGCAGTATTAGAAGCGATGGGAGATAAACCAGTCGTTGTTCGTACGTTAGATATCGGTGGAGATAAAGAATTACCTTACTTACACTTACCAAAAGAAATGAACCCATTCTTAGGATATCGTGCGATTCGCTTATGCTTAGATGATACAGATTTATTCCGTACACAATTACGTGCTTTATTACGTGCAAGTGCTTATGGGAAATTACGTATTATGTTCCCAATGATTGCAACATTAAATGAGTTCCGTTCAGCAAAAGCTTTATTATTAGAAGAAAAAGCTAAATTAGTTGCTGAAGGTGTAACAGTTTCTGAAGAAATCGAAGTAGGTATGATGGTTGAAATTCCATCTGCGGCAGTATTAGCTGATCAATTTGCTAAAGAAGTAGACTTCTTCTCAATCGGAACAAACGATTTAATCCAATATACAATGGCTGCTGACCGTATGAATGAAAAAGTTTCATACTTATATCAACCATATAACCCAAGTATTTTACGTTTAGTAAAAATGGTTATCGATGCTGCACACAAAGAAGGTAAATGGACTGGAATGTGTGGAGAAATGGCAGGGGATCAAACAGCTATTCCATTATTATTAGGATTAGGATTAGATGAATTCTCAATGTCAGCGACTTCAATTTTACCTGCTCGTTCATTAATCAGTAAATTATCAAAAGCTGAAATGGCTGATTTAGCAGCTGAAGCATTAAATAAATCAACAGTTGAAGAAGTTATTGAACTAGTTGAAAGCATTCAAAAATAA
- the ptsG gene encoding glucose-specific PTS transporter subunit IIBC, producing MKTLQRIGKAFMVPVALLPIAGLLLGIGASMQQSLLNYLPFLESDFWQTVAAVMNNAGDIVFANLPLLFAVGVASGLTGDKGVAALASTVGFLIMNVVIGVFMPETLPEKLYASVLGIDTLQTSVFGGVIIGLLTAYLYNKFYNIKFPDFLSFFAGARFVPIITALASIIVGILLAYIWPPIGNLIASFGNIVAAEGTNPLYILIYGITERALIPFGLHHVFYFPLWYTEAGGIYTSIDGVVAMGDQRIWFQQLSDFSNYGYQAMIENIQDQEATLAGRFMTGKYPFMIFGLPAAAYAMYQEAAPQRKKAIGGLLLSAGLTSALTGVTEPIEFTFLFVAPILFAIHAVLAGVSFMLMYLLNVHVGMTFSGGLIDLLVYGILPGAEFTNWIRIILVGVFYAPVYYFIFRFAIRRFDLSTPGRGESEDKLISKEDYQTSKTTSRSEKSVAILEALGGSSNIDTLDACMSRLRVSVHDIDEVDQLKIKELGASGIFVSGNNMQAIFGTISDQLKSQIEDIMQNELKNK from the coding sequence ATGAAAACTTTACAACGAATTGGTAAAGCATTTATGGTTCCGGTTGCGTTGTTACCGATTGCTGGATTGTTATTAGGAATTGGTGCATCAATGCAACAATCATTATTAAACTATTTACCATTTTTAGAAAGTGACTTCTGGCAGACAGTTGCAGCTGTTATGAATAATGCAGGTGATATTGTTTTTGCAAACTTACCATTGTTATTTGCTGTTGGAGTAGCATCAGGATTAACAGGTGATAAAGGGGTTGCAGCTTTAGCTTCAACGGTTGGTTTTTTAATTATGAATGTCGTAATTGGGGTATTTATGCCTGAGACATTACCTGAAAAATTGTATGCAAGCGTATTGGGGATCGATACGTTACAGACATCGGTATTCGGTGGAGTCATCATCGGACTACTAACGGCTTATCTATATAATAAGTTTTATAATATTAAGTTTCCTGATTTTCTTTCATTTTTCGCAGGTGCACGATTTGTTCCTATTATTACAGCTTTAGCATCAATTATTGTTGGGATTTTATTAGCTTATATTTGGCCACCTATTGGAAATCTAATTGCTAGTTTTGGAAACATTGTGGCTGCGGAAGGAACAAATCCATTATATATCTTGATTTATGGAATAACAGAACGTGCTTTAATTCCTTTTGGATTACATCATGTGTTTTATTTCCCGCTTTGGTATACAGAAGCAGGAGGAATTTACACTTCAATTGATGGTGTAGTTGCCATGGGAGATCAACGTATTTGGTTCCAACAATTATCTGATTTTTCAAATTACGGATACCAAGCGATGATTGAAAATATCCAAGATCAGGAAGCAACGTTAGCAGGTCGCTTTATGACAGGAAAATATCCATTTATGATCTTTGGACTTCCTGCAGCTGCTTATGCAATGTATCAAGAAGCAGCGCCACAACGTAAAAAAGCAATTGGTGGATTACTGTTATCAGCTGGATTAACATCAGCTTTAACGGGTGTTACAGAACCAATTGAATTTACGTTCTTATTTGTGGCCCCTATTTTATTTGCTATTCACGCTGTATTAGCAGGGGTATCATTCATGTTAATGTATCTATTAAATGTTCATGTGGGAATGACTTTTTCTGGTGGATTAATTGATTTATTGGTATACGGAATTTTACCTGGTGCTGAGTTTACAAACTGGATCAGAATTATTTTAGTTGGTGTTTTTTATGCTCCTGTTTATTACTTTATTTTCCGATTTGCTATTCGTCGTTTTGACTTATCAACACCAGGACGTGGGGAATCTGAAGATAAGTTAATCTCTAAGGAAGATTATCAAACATCAAAAACTACATCACGTAGTGAAAAATCAGTTGCTATTTTAGAAGCTTTAGGTGGAAGTTCTAATATTGATACATTAGATGCATGTATGTCACGTTTACGTGTTTCGGTCCATGATATCGATGAAGTCGATCAATTAAAAATTAAAGAATTAGGTGCATCTGGTATATTTGTATCAGGAAATAATATGCAAGCGATTTTTGGAACGATTTCAGATCAGCTAAAATCACAAATTGAAGATATTATGCAGAATGAATTAAAAAATAAATAA
- a CDS encoding PTS glucose transporter subunit IIA, whose protein sequence is MGIFDAFKNLFNKKTEEPKKGIFAPITGTLLPISEVPDPVFSQKMMGDGFAIEPTEGKVYSPVTGKVLNVFPTKHAVALESNEGHEILIHFGMDTVALKGEGFNAHVKEGDTVTPDTLLLSVDLDAVRPKVPSLVTPVVFTNLGEKTIELKKTGSVTHGEADILEIK, encoded by the coding sequence ATGGGAATTTTTGACGCATTCAAAAACTTATTCAATAAGAAAACTGAAGAACCAAAAAAAGGAATCTTCGCACCGATTACTGGTACATTATTACCAATTAGCGAAGTTCCAGACCCAGTATTTAGTCAAAAAATGATGGGAGATGGATTTGCTATTGAACCAACTGAAGGTAAAGTTTACTCTCCAGTAACAGGTAAAGTATTAAATGTTTTCCCAACAAAACATGCGGTAGCGTTAGAATCTAACGAAGGACATGAAATCTTAATTCACTTTGGTATGGACACTGTTGCATTAAAAGGTGAAGGATTTAATGCTCATGTTAAAGAAGGGGATACAGTAACACCTGATACTTTATTATTATCAGTTGACTTAGATGCTGTACGTCCAAAAGTACCATCATTAGTGACACCGGTTGTTTTCACAAACTTAGGTGAAAAAACAATCGAGTTAAAGAAAACTGGATCAGTGACACACGGTGAAGCTGATATTTTAGAAATTAAATAA
- a CDS encoding polysaccharide deacetylase family protein, which yields MARHQYYSNYGSYGRRNRVKPRNYVLFTFVTFLLIVGSFVFNIFQQVYSLSVATVEPTYLNFEPISTVNSWHNKEVKFVYLTFDDGPSRNTNKILDILDSHDIKGTFFVLGSSIDNVSGSKDILKRMASTGHYIGMHSMTHDYDHLYGEENAAQNFAAEMLEEQALIKQLTDGFVSELCRAPYGTGGTFTDAHVDELNKIGIKCWDWDVDSLDWESKATVDSIIENIEYCMTLWNYPTHTVVLFHEKDITVEVLPKVIEYYEELGYEFLPYNPDNHVVKNLFGSDNL from the coding sequence GTGGCAAGACATCAGTATTATTCAAATTATGGTAGTTACGGTCGTCGCAATCGAGTAAAACCACGTAATTATGTGCTTTTTACATTTGTTACCTTTCTTTTAATTGTTGGAAGTTTTGTTTTTAATATCTTTCAACAAGTATATAGTTTGAGTGTAGCAACAGTTGAACCGACTTATTTAAATTTTGAGCCAATATCAACAGTTAATAGTTGGCATAATAAAGAAGTGAAATTTGTTTATTTAACATTTGATGATGGACCATCTCGAAACACAAATAAAATTTTAGATATTTTAGATAGTCATGATATTAAAGGGACGTTTTTTGTGTTAGGTTCATCTATTGATAACGTGAGTGGATCAAAAGATATTTTAAAGAGAATGGCTAGCACAGGACATTATATTGGGATGCATTCAATGACTCATGATTATGACCACTTATATGGTGAAGAAAATGCTGCACAAAACTTTGCTGCTGAAATGTTAGAAGAGCAAGCATTGATTAAACAATTAACAGATGGATTTGTTAGTGAGTTATGTCGTGCTCCGTATGGAACCGGTGGAACCTTCACAGATGCTCATGTCGATGAGTTGAATAAGATTGGCATTAAGTGTTGGGACTGGGATGTTGATTCATTAGATTGGGAATCAAAAGCTACGGTCGATAGCATTATTGAAAATATTGAATATTGTATGACTCTTTGGAATTATCCAACTCATACGGTTGTCTTATTCCATGAAAAAGATATCACAGTTGAGGTATTACCAAAGGTTATTGAGTATTATGAAGAATTAGGATATGAGTTTTTACCATATAATCCTGATAATCATGTTGTGAAAAATTTATTCGGTAGTGATAATTTATAG
- a CDS encoding NAD(P)/FAD-dependent oxidoreductase, translated as MKKVVVLGGGYAGVLTAKKLAKKFKKNKDVQITLIDKQSYHTMLTELHEVAAGRVNEESIRMDLKNIFAGRNVNVVLDEIKNIDFDRKVLKSDQATYEYDYLVMGTGCKPTFFGIPGAEHAHQLWSYTDAVNLREHILNMFRQAALTSDKEKRRELLTFVTVGAGFTGVEMAGELGEWKDELCRSFHIDKEEVTLYVVDFAPKVLPMYPDKLVRKAERRLEKLGNQLVMNSAVSEIQADKVILNKGETVINTRTVIWAAGIEGSDIVDQAQVEKAGRGRIVTNAHLQAKDYSDVYVVGDNIFYIPEGEERPVPQMVENAEHSAPVVAHNIAADIKGGEYKSYKPTFHGSMVCIGSRYGVAQVGMPGMWFNLSGFFAMASKHLINLVYFVQVLGFNKIWSYLMHEFFHTKNNRSMVGGLLSNSAPVFWKFPLRVFVGFMWLQQGLSKLPKIVHDFNNVFLLPQPPKADTLTAASGAVSDAVTQASGAVADAVTQASGAVVEAVGQAASTNGDIFTMMADLIHNFMEWIAVLPVPGFVENMVGWSMDTFFYTADGTQFTQLASLVQGGMICGEIIFGGMLIIGLFTPVAAIATIAMGCMIWASGMAPTEMLWYLVGGFALIGNSGMVLGLDYYVWPWLRDTMKRIPLLRKWYLYVD; from the coding sequence ATGAAGAAGGTAGTTGTACTTGGTGGAGGATACGCAGGTGTTCTTACAGCTAAAAAATTAGCTAAAAAATTCAAAAAGAACAAAGATGTTCAAATTACTTTAATTGATAAGCAATCTTATCATACGATGTTAACAGAATTACACGAAGTAGCCGCAGGACGTGTAAACGAAGAGTCTATTCGCATGGATTTAAAAAATATTTTCGCGGGGCGCAATGTTAATGTCGTATTAGATGAAATTAAAAACATTGACTTTGATCGTAAAGTATTAAAATCAGATCAAGCAACTTATGAGTATGATTATTTAGTAATGGGGACAGGATGTAAGCCAACATTCTTTGGAATTCCAGGAGCAGAACACGCTCATCAATTATGGTCGTATACTGATGCAGTTAATTTACGCGAACACATTTTAAATATGTTCCGTCAAGCTGCTTTAACATCAGATAAAGAAAAACGTCGCGAGTTACTAACATTTGTAACGGTTGGAGCAGGATTTACTGGTGTTGAAATGGCAGGTGAGTTAGGAGAGTGGAAAGATGAATTATGTCGCTCATTTCATATTGATAAAGAAGAAGTGACATTATATGTGGTTGACTTCGCACCAAAAGTTTTACCAATGTATCCTGACAAACTAGTTCGTAAAGCAGAGCGTCGTTTAGAAAAATTAGGAAACCAATTAGTCATGAATTCTGCTGTAAGCGAAATTCAAGCTGATAAAGTTATCTTAAATAAAGGTGAAACAGTTATTAATACACGTACTGTTATTTGGGCTGCAGGTATTGAAGGATCAGATATTGTGGATCAGGCCCAAGTTGAAAAAGCAGGTCGTGGACGTATTGTAACAAATGCACACTTACAAGCTAAAGATTATTCAGATGTTTATGTCGTTGGAGATAATATTTTCTATATTCCAGAAGGTGAAGAACGTCCAGTTCCTCAGATGGTTGAAAATGCAGAACATTCAGCACCAGTGGTTGCGCATAATATTGCAGCAGATATTAAAGGTGGAGAGTACAAATCATATAAACCAACTTTCCACGGTTCAATGGTATGTATCGGTTCACGTTACGGGGTAGCTCAAGTCGGAATGCCAGGAATGTGGTTCAATTTATCTGGATTCTTTGCGATGGCATCAAAACATTTAATTAACTTAGTTTATTTTGTTCAAGTTTTAGGATTTAATAAAATTTGGTCATATTTAATGCATGAATTTTTCCATACAAAAAATAATCGTTCAATGGTAGGAGGATTATTATCAAATTCAGCTCCAGTTTTCTGGAAATTCCCATTACGAGTATTTGTTGGATTCATGTGGTTACAACAAGGGTTATCAAAATTACCTAAGATTGTTCATGACTTTAATAATGTTTTCTTATTACCACAACCTCCAAAAGCTGATACGCTTACTGCAGCATCAGGAGCAGTGTCTGATGCAGTAACACAAGCATCAGGAGCAGTAGCAGATGCAGTAACACAAGCATCAGGAGCAGTAGTAGAAGCAGTGGGTCAAGCAGCTTCAACTAATGGAGATATCTTCACAATGATGGCTGACTTAATTCATAATTTCATGGAATGGATTGCAGTTTTACCAGTTCCAGGATTTGTTGAGAATATGGTTGGATGGTCAATGGATACATTCTTCTATACAGCAGATGGAACTCAGTTTACGCAATTAGCAAGTTTAGTTCAAGGTGGAATGATCTGCGGAGAAATTATCTTCGGTGGTATGTTAATTATTGGTTTATTTACACCAGTTGCAGCAATCGCAACGATTGCTATGGGATGTATGATTTGGGCTTCAGGTATGGCACCAACTGAAATGTTATGGTATTTAGTTGGTGGATTTGCATTAATCGGAAATTCTGGAATGGTTCTAGGATTAGATTATTACGTTTGGCCTTGGTTACGTGATACGATGAAACGTATCCCATTATTAAGAAAATGGTATTTATACGTTGACTAA
- a CDS encoding polyprenyl synthetase family protein encodes MNSFWKEKPLMIDHLNQVDQIIIEQLTVKQQKMNEILQDLAQSGGKRIRPGLCVLGAGFGSKSIESIYPLAAVLEMLHLATLVHDDIIDDATHRRGHLTTQQKYGKDYAVYTGDYIFTKCFEILAEHYELHHMRELSRAVSRVCVGEIDQFDGRFKSNTSVKRYLKIIGAKTSALLATSLAVGAYESGCDEAFCKKLGKIGLHVGNAFQIIDDILDYTGDEARVGKTLGNDLKQGYYTLPLIYALRKNDKQLNDLLALEVYDDEVVQQIIHRVNELGGVDKAQELAKKYTTKSLKAIASLPACQSRDDLEWITKRLLVREH; translated from the coding sequence ATGAATTCATTTTGGAAAGAAAAACCTTTAATGATTGATCATCTTAATCAAGTTGATCAAATTATTATTGAGCAACTAACAGTAAAACAACAAAAAATGAATGAGATATTGCAAGATTTAGCTCAATCAGGTGGAAAAAGAATTCGCCCAGGTCTTTGTGTCCTAGGTGCTGGATTTGGTTCAAAATCAATTGAGTCTATTTATCCATTGGCAGCTGTTCTTGAAATGTTGCATTTAGCTACACTTGTTCACGATGATATCATTGATGATGCCACTCATCGTCGTGGTCATTTAACAACTCAGCAAAAGTATGGAAAAGATTACGCGGTTTACACAGGTGATTATATTTTTACAAAATGCTTTGAAATTTTAGCGGAGCACTATGAGCTTCATCATATGCGTGAATTATCAAGAGCTGTTTCACGTGTTTGTGTTGGAGAAATTGATCAATTTGATGGTCGATTTAAATCAAATACTTCAGTTAAACGATATTTAAAAATTATTGGAGCTAAAACGTCTGCACTTTTAGCAACGAGTTTAGCTGTGGGAGCATATGAATCGGGTTGTGACGAAGCCTTTTGTAAGAAACTTGGTAAAATCGGGCTACATGTTGGGAATGCTTTTCAAATTATCGATGATATATTAGATTATACGGGTGATGAAGCTCGTGTAGGGAAAACGTTAGGAAATGATTTAAAACAAGGATACTACACGTTACCTTTAATCTATGCACTTAGAAAAAATGATAAGCAATTAAATGATTTATTAGCGTTAGAAGTTTATGATGATGAAGTTGTTCAACAAATTATTCATCGTGTGAATGAATTAGGTGGCGTTGATAAAGCACAAGAACTGGCTAAAAAGTATACAACTAAATCATTAAAAGCAATTGCTTCTTTACCAGCTTGTCAATCACGTGATGATTTAGAGTGGATCACGAAGCGATTATTAGTTAGAGAACATTAG